A genomic window from Pagrus major chromosome 23, Pma_NU_1.0 includes:
- the il2rb gene encoding interleukin-2 receptor subunit beta has product MEILWSLCVLLVLFSVDEAHSHKGSQGLSCVNDVVSTVSCTWNGAPVAPGANCSITGARKTKLYIGNKKIPTEMIRTCKLEQHGNSPPDCSFVFENQMLNCFKGLPYIKMECDGTLVENITNYELCNHIKMNPPGAPTVYSNASDTWISWSAGSPVSFFIKEEVKFEVQIRQNGQTWQEAQLLFRQKSTLKIPSLQLNGHCHVRVRVYPIKWTNSHWSNWSPTTSWVVRNKGEAPQDKGWLLDETRLIMWGGIFIFVLFLIVMLIIYRSCVNKGLHKKKPVPNPSKYFHTLHSVHGGNLKKWLNPLSAPDSFFTAQPCDHISPVEFCEGSDVAPSTSPSSSSTCALLHFKCYPSAGSDTSGVADNSSSLSNFSNRGYFLSSSSGGSARTDPNPAYFTYKEDFHNQHNSHPLHLSLCPSITSCPTYESLKREPQSPDSGFGIGKEDEEDKGGFMVEGVEEEEVSDVHQTSPLLILPLHLPPHMCPPASTPPPPNAPSLIQESSGSQQVDTPVAAASGSYAAWPLASAMCRSTSMPVEPCKTGYLTLKELQTTFSNKSI; this is encoded by the exons ATGGAGATCCTGTGGTCCTTGTGCGTCCTGTTGGTCCTGTTTTCAGTGGATGAAGCCCACTCTCACAAAGGCTCACAAG GACTCTCCTGTGTAAATGACGTCGTCAGCACCGTCAGCTGTACGTGGAACGGAGCTCCGGTGGCTCCTGGTGCGAACTGTTCGATCACTGGTGCGAGGAAAACTAAGCTTTATATAGGCAACAAGAAAATTCCCACCGAAATGAT tcgAACTTGCAAGCTGGAACAACACGGAAACTCTCCTCCAGACTGCAGTTTTGTCTTTGAGAATCAA ATGCTCAACTGTTTCAAAGGCCTGCCCTACATCAAAATGGAGTGTGATGGCACGTTGGTGGAGAACATCACAAACTATGAACTATGCAATCACA tcaAAATGAATCCTCCAGGTGCTCCCACTGTGTACAGCAATGCCAGTGACACCTGGATATCATGGAGTGCAGGCAGTCCTGTCTCGTTCTTCATCAAAGAGGAAGTTAAGTTCGAAGTTCAGATCAGACAGAATGGACAAACATGGCAG GAGGCCCAACTTCTGTTCAGGCAAAAATCAACGCTAAAAATACCTTCTCTGCAACTAAATGGGCACTGCCATGTCAGGGTGAGAGTCTACCCCATCAAGTGGACTAACAGCCACTGGAGCAACTGGAGTCCAACAACGTCCTGGGTTGTAAGAAACAAGGGGGAAGCACCACAGGACAAAG GGTGGCTTCTGGATGAGACACGACTGATAATGTGGGGAGGGATATTCATCTTCGTTCTCTTCCTTATTGTAATGCTGATCATTTACAGGAGTTGCGTGAACAAAGG GCTCCACAAAAAGAAGCCAGTACCAAACCCTTCAAAATACTTCCACACTCTCCACTCTGTCCACGGGGGAAATctaaag AAATGGCTGAATCCTCTGTCAGCTCCTGACTCATTCTTCACAGCCCAGCCTTGCGACCACATCTCCCCGGTTGAGTTCTGTGAAGGCTCTGACGTggccccctccacctccccctcctccagctccacctgcgCCCTGCTCCACTTCAAGTGCTACCCCTCGGCCGGCTCAGACACCAGCGGCGTCGCTGACAACTCCTCCTCCTTGTCCAACTTCTCTAACAGGGGCTACTTCCTGTCCAGCTCCTCCGGTGGCTCAGCTCGAACTGACCCAAATCCTGCCTACTTCACCTATAAGGAGGATTTCCACAATCAGCACAACAgccaccccctccacctctccctgtgtccctccatcacctcctgtCCGACCTATGAGAGCTTGAAGAGGGAGCCGCAGAGCCCTGACTCTGGCTTTGGCATTGGgaaggaagatgaagaggacaAGGGAGGTTTTATGGTTGAGGGtgtagaagaggaggaggtttcAGATGTTCACCagacctctcctctcctcatcctccctctaCATCTTCCTCCCCATATGTGTCCCCCTGCCTCCACTCCACCCCCTCCTAATGCTCCCAGTCTGATTCAGGAATCCTCTGGTAGTCAGCAGGTAGATACACCTGTGGCAGCTGCCAGTGGTAGCTATGCGGCGTGGCCTTTGGCCAGTGCCATGTGTAGGTCTACCTCCATGCCTGTGGAGCCCTGTAAAACAGGCTATCTGACGCTCAAAGAGCTGCAGACAACATTCAGCAATAAATCCATCTGA